The Pedobacter ginsengisoli region GGAGTTTTTGGAATAAATATCGTTTCCGCGCCACCCTTCTCATCTTTTTTCCAATAAAAAGTCAGGTTTTCCGCTATAGGTTTTCCGCCCTTTAATATCGCTACGCTATTATGAATCATCTTAGCTCCGGGTTCCATTTTATTATTTTTAATGTTCCCGATCATACTATCACTAAAAATAAAGAGTGTCTTCTTAGCTTCCGGTTTACCCGCCTCTACCCCATTTAATGGGATTGTATAAATACCATCACCACCAAACCACCCATTATTTCTGGCAAATAAATTTGTCCACTCTTTATCTTCGGTTACCGTAAATTTTATTTCTGTCAAATCCTGGGCGTAAGCACCGGTAAACGAGCCGGCCAGGCAACACAATAAAACGATCTTTTTTACGCCTAATGTAAATTTTAGTCTATTCATCACACATAAATATATTAAAAACTATTATATAGAATATGATATATAGAGTTATACGTATATTAAGCTGTTCTTTATTAAACCGTTTCAATGAAAATTAAGTCCCTCCTTCCCGGCACATTTATCAGAAAAATAACCTGCAGTTTATTCCTTTTAACAAGTGCCTTAATTTCATTCTGTCAGGAACAGAAACCAATTAAATTCACACTCCTCTTTAATAAAACAGTACAGCAAATACATAACATTGGCGCATCTGGTTGCTGGTATACAGAAGAAATTGGCAAGCAATGGCCATTAGCCGAAAAGCAGCATATTGCCGAATTGTTATTTAGTAAAGAATTAGGAAAAGACGGCAGACCCAAAGGCATCGGCCTATCTGCATGGCGATTTAACATTGGCGGAGGAACTGCAGAGCAAGGCGACAGCAGTGGAATTGCAGATCCCGCACGTCGTGTGGAGTGTTTTCTATCTCCTGATGGAACTTACAACTGGAACAAGCAGCAAGGATACACCTGGATGTTGCAGCAAGCAAAAAATTATGGGGTAAAGGATTTAATTGCGTTTGTAAATAGCCCCCCTGTACAATTTAACAAAAACGGTCGCGGTTACAAATCACATAAAGATGGTTCCACAAACTTAAGGCCCGACAAATATGATGCTTATGCAAATTTCCTTACCGAAGTAATAAAACATTATGATAAAATGAACCTCCATTTTAACTACATAAGCCCAATAAATGAGCCCCAATGGGATTGGCTAAAAGCATCTAACCAGGAAGGTAGCCCCTGGACAAATGAAGAAATGTTTAAAACCATTAAGTCTTTAAACACCAGTTTGGCAAAGCAAAAGCTCAACACAAAAATACTAACTACTGAGGCAGGTCAGCTCGATTACTTATATGCCGACAAAGGAAGAACATCACGACAGATAGACAGTTTCTGGAATCCAAAAAGCCCTTTTTACATAGGCAATTTTAGCAATAGTACAAAGTTTGTTGAAGGCCATGGTTACTTTACAGAAAATGGAGATGAGACCCTTATAAACACCAGAAAATCTTTAAGAGATACCTTAAAAAAATACAAAGGTCTGGAATATTGGCAATCAGAATACTCAATGCTTGGCAATGGCTATAAAGATAAAATAGCAGGCAAGCCTAACGAGATGGACCATGCGTTATTCCTTGCAAAGGTAATTAACCATGATTTTACTGTCGGAAATGCTTCTGCCTGGCATTTCTGGAATGCATACGAGCCAGGAAGTCCATTAAACCCACGTTATTTCCTTATTGCATTAAACCCGCAAAGAGCAAGCAAACCTGAAACCAGATACACCATAACTAAAAACCTATGGGTATTGGGGCATTACAGTCTATTTATCCGCCCAGGTATGGTTCGGATAGAAACACAAAGAAACGATGGGTTAAGCGACATGGAGATTGCCCAGCAGGTAATGATTTCTGCATTTAAAGATCCAAAAGGGAAAAACGTAGTTGTAAACGTAATTAACTACACCAAAGAAGCTAAAAAAGTTGACTTTGAATTTAAAGACTTCCTTAAAGGAAAGCTTAAAAAGCATTATATAACATCTGAAAAGCAAAATGACAATATACGCCCTTATCCAATAGCAGACACTACTTTACCTCCACGTTCAATAAGCACTTTTATATTCGCTGCTCCTTAAACTAAACTTTCAAAACGCAAAAAGAGGGCATCAGAATTATTCTAATGCCCTCTTTTTATATTTTATTATTCTTAGCAGTACTGATCAAAAGCACCAATAAGGCTATCTGCAATCATTTGTGCAGGGCGACCTTCAATTTGATGACGCTCAATCATGTGAACCAGTTTACCATCCTTAAACAAAGCCATTGAAGGTGATGACGGTGGGAAAGGCAACATATAACCTCTAGCTCTGTCAACCGCTTCTTTTTCCATACCAGCAAAAACCGTTACCAATTTTGTAGGGTGTTTTTCGTTAGCAGCAGCTAATTTTGCAGCCGGACGCGCATTTGCAGCCGCACAACCACATACCGAGTTCACTACTACAAACACTGTTCCTTCGCTTGTTATAGCACTATCAACTTCCGCAGCAGTTTTTAATTCTTCAAAACCTACGTTTGTAAGTTCAGCACGCATTGGTTCAACTAAATATTCTGGATACATATACTTAATATTTTTATAAATTTTCTTTCTTTAAGTATACAAAGGTACAGCACCTGCAACTAGCATCAAAGTATTGGCCATAAGACCACTATAGTTTTACCTTTAAATTACTTTGTGGTAAACACATTAGAATAAAAAAGCCCATACCATGTACAATGATACGGGCTTTTTTGAGCGTACAATATCTGCTTACAATTGAATAGTTTTTGTAAAAATCGGATCTCTGTCTTTTACTATTCTTTCAGATCCTTGATCAATTACTTTTCCATTAACCTCAACTTTGTAGGTAACCGTAAAAGGCGTTGCTCCAAATTCAAAACCGCCAATAATTAAAGCCCCAGTATAGAAACTATCAGCTGATTCTATCACTATTGTCTTTCCCCCGTTAAAATTATCGGTACCCAGATTTAGCGAGGCGCCTTTTACCAAAACTCCATCAACATTCCAATCTACAGTTGACCCATTTGTTTTCGACGCAACAAGCGTTACATCAAATTTATCACTTTCCGCCTTTTTAAAGTCACTCGAAAGAGTTAAAGTGATTTTTGCTTTCTTTCCGCTTGAAGGGCCATCTCCACCATCTTTCTTTTTACACGAAAATAAAATGGTTAAGGCAGCTATACCGCAGGCAAGCATCATTACATTTTTTTTGATTTTCATAGGTTGTATTTCTTATTTGTCCAAAGTTACCTCCACAAAGCAGGTAGGGCAATAACTGCAAGCAGTCATTTACAGATAGCTGTTTTCAGCTATATTCTATATTTTATTTCCATAAGCTGCAGATTATGCTTAACCTTATCAGGAGATAAAAATCACCCTACATCCTACCAACCAATGAAAACGTATTGCTTTATTTTACTTCTTTTGCTGACCGCCACCAGGAGCAGCGCACAATTTTCTACTCCAGACAAGTATCTCGACAGCCTTAATCAACTCATCAGTAAAACCGAATCCGACAGTATAAGATCCCGTAATTACTTCCTGTTAGCTGACTATTGGAGAGAACAAGATACCGTTAAAGCAAAAGCTTATCTGGAAAAAGGCAAGGCTTTTGCCGATAAATATCCTTACATGAAAGCCATGTACTATTCCTATTTGGCTAATTATTATTTAGGGATAGACAATACCAAAAGTGAAATCAATTATTTAAAAGCTGATAAAGAGCTTTCTGTTTTCAAGACCAAAGAAGCCTACCAGGAAAGGGCTGGAGCCTGGCATAACTATGCTTTGGTGCAGCAACATCAGGATGACCATAAAGGAGCCTTAGATGCTTTGATTAATCATGTGCTTCCATTATCAAAAAAAGCAGAAGACAAAATATGGCTGGGTACTGAATATATTTCAATAGCTACCATTTTTATGAATATAAAGCAGTACAAAAAAGCAATCCCCTATCTAAATCAAGGTATTGAACACTTTCAGAACGCGCCCCGTAGTCAATATTTTTTACTGGTAAATGCGTACTTAACTGCAGCAGACAATTACTCAGGCTTAGAGAACTATAAGCAAACTAAAAAATATCTGGATTTAGCCAAAACACTGTTAGACAGATCAAAAAACATAGTTTCTCATTATCGGATAGAAGTATTTCAACTCGACTATTACAAATGTGCCACAACATATTTTGTGGCTACCAAACAACATCAAAAAGCATTACAACATGCCGATGAGGCAATTAAACTGGCCAAAGAGCTCAATGATAATTATTCCCTACAGGAAATCGCTTTTGATAAACACACTATTCTTATTGAACAAAAACGTTATCCTGAAGCAGAAAAAATTCTGATTGAGCTGGTAAATCTAAAAGAGACAACCTCTTTAACTCAAAATCGTTTAAAAACATTTGATGCGTTGGCCAGCCTTTACCATACAACAGGCAATATGGCAAAAGCCTACGCCTGGTTAAAAAAGAGCAAAAGCCTAGGAGATAGTTTAAGTGAAAGCAAACTAAAAACCGATATAAGTAACCTTGAAATAAAATACAAAACTGTAGAAAAGGAGAAAAAAATTGTTTCCCTGAATGCCGCAAACGAAAATGCCAATAATAAAATCAAGCAAAACCTTTTGCTAAACTGGCTATTAGGTCTCATTAGTGTATTTTTATTAGTAATTATCATTTTGGGCTGGTTCTTTTACAGAAATAGTAAGAAACTGGCAGCACAAAAAGAACTTTACCATCAACAGCAGCTGAGAGATATAGAAAGACAACGGCAAATAGACGTGGTCCAGGTAATGCTGGAGACCAAGGAGGATGAACAAAACCGCGTAGCCCGTGACTTGCACGATGGTTTGGGCGGAATGCTATCCGCTGCTAAGGTCAATTTAACCCACTATACACAGGAAAAAAACAACAATACCGATGTTGAACTGGATAACATAGTTATTCAACTGGAAAATGCGATAACAGAACTTCGACGTATAGCCCACAATATGATACCAGGAATGCTTTTAAAACTGGGTCTAGAGGCAGCATTACGTGATTTATGCGATACATTAAGCACTCAAAATCTGGATGTTGTGTTTCAATGGCTAAACATACAGACTGAACCACCTGTTCAGGAGCAAATTACCATTTACCGCATTGTACAAGAAGCCCTTGCTAATGCTGTTAAACATGCCAATGCCAAAAATATCCTTTTACAATGCACACAAAGTGAGCATATTTTTTTCATTACTATTGACGACGATGGTAAGGGTTTCAATGCTGACAAGCCGATCAAAAACCAAGGCATGGGACTAAAAAACATGAAAAGCAGAGTTGAGCATTTAAACGGAACAATAGAAATTTTATCAAAAGAGAACGAACAAGGTACATCCATAAATATAGAACTACATGTTAATTCCTAAACCCACCCTTGCCATTATAGACGACCATCCAATTGTTATTGAGGGGTTGACTAAACTTTTAATGAAGAAAGAAAAATTTAACCTTATTGGCAGTTTTACCAATGGCCAGGATTTCATTTCCTTTTTAAAAACCACTCCCATTAACATTGTGCTTTTAGACATTGTTTTACCAGGTATTGATGGCATGGATTTATGTAAAGAAATAAAAAACATCTCTCCCACAACAATTGTCCTGGCCTTTAGTAATCACCAGGAAAGAAGCGGTATCATGAAAATGCTTGAAAATGGGGCAAGTGGATATGTGCTAAAAGATGCTTCTATAGATGAACTTATGTTTTGTATTGATGAGGCCATGAATGGCAGGATCACATTTAGCAAGGCCATTAACGACATTCTTATACAAGCACAACTAAAAGAAAACAGAGTAGCCAAGCTCACACAAAGAGAAACCGAAATTCTAAAACTAATTGCCAATGGAACCACAACACCCCATATTGCCGAGCTCCTTTTTTTAAGCAAGTTTACAGTAGAAAATCATCGAAAAAATATATTACAAAAGCTAAAGGCTAAAAATGTAGCTGAACTGATAAGCATTGCTAACCAGCAAGGTTTGCTTTAATTCATCATCATTTTTTACCTCCCTTTTTCCCAAATTGTCGTGGATAATAAGACAAAGTGGTCATAAAATACTGCTGCAAAACATTTTGCCTGCCCACAGTAAAACTGTTAGCACTTCCATAGTTAATTACACTGCTGTTCTGGTGCAATAAATCGAGGGCCGAAAACTTAAACTCGGCATTATTGCCTTTAAGAAAACGATATACGGCACTTGCATTCCAAATGGTAAAGTTAATATCCTTAGCATTTGAAGATGAGCTGTTGTTAAAGGTGATGTTACTGTTTAAGGTAAATTTCTTGGTTACATTGTAACTGGTGCTCAAGGTTGTACCCAGGTTTTTACCATTATACCCTGTATTAAAAGCTTCCTGTCTGGATTTATAGGTAGACATAGACTGATTTAGCGCTACAGCCAGATAGCTTTTGTAGGTATAATTAACATTGGCATTGGAGTTGGTATTTAAATTGGTTGAATAAGTAAACACGTTATTGGTGTATCCGGGGTTCCTGTTCGTATTCAAATCTGTACTTAAATATAGCTGCAGTTCTGAAGACTTAAATTTATAAGCTTTTCTAACATAACCATACAAGTTCAGGTACTTATGCCCATCCGCATTTACCAGAAACACCGTTCGCCTGTTCTGCTCATCTATTAAAAGGCTATCTACAATATTATCATCTACTATACCTGCACTTGCTCTGAAATAATAATTAAGGGTATTTTTATTACGCTGATCGTTATGACTAAAATTAAAAGCCAATTCCTGCTGTACAGACTTCCTCAGGTTAATATTACCCCTTTGCAGGTAATACAAATTAGTACTATCGGTTAACGGAGCCAATTGCTGTATGGTTGGAATTCTTAACGTTGTATAATAATTAAGGCTGTAATTTCTGGAGTATTCTCCGTATTGATAGTTATAATAGTCTATGCCCGCGTCCGGAACAAACTTCTGGTAACTACGTTTGATGTTTTGAAAAGAGCGATCAGAACGGTTGTCTTGCGACATCATGATCATTTTTGGATGAAACCTTATCGTAAGTGTTTTGTAGTACCTGTTGGATAAGCTTTTCTGAAAGGATTTTTCAATACCTATGCCTGGTGTTTCTTCAAGCAAAGTTGTTTTCACACGGTTACCTAAATAAGCATTCCCCCTGTAAATGTTGGTTACCGTATCTAAATCCTGAACATGATTGTCGTTATCGTCTGTTCTTAAGCTTAGCTTATTGGTTATTTTAAAGTTTAAGGTTGAAAAATTTTTGGATGTAAAAAGTAGCCTTTGTGCATTTGGAATAGTTAAATTTAACTCCTGACTAGAACCATTACTTTTGGTATCGTATTTACGGTTAAATTTCTGGTTCTGTGTAGAATTGACAAAGGACTTAAATTCAGTAATATTTACGCGTTGCCCCTCGTTTTCGTATCCCTGTAATTTAAAATCCATATTGAGCCCGGTAAATCGTGTTTTGTTTGTATAAAATGAAGGAGAATAATAATAGCTCCCGTTCACATTATAGTTAGCATTCTGGTTATGACTCGTATTGAGCGAGTTATTTGTACTTGTAAGTGCATTTTCAAGCGTTCCGGCCGTCCTGAAAGTTTGATCAACATTCTCTCCGTTAAAGAAATTCACAGCCTGCGAAAGATTTAACCTATGGCCCCTTTTTGCCAGTTCATAGTTTGAATCGAAACGCTGATTGGTATTTGATGAGGAACTGATGCTGTTTCCATTCTCTATATTCTTAGCAGTGCTGTTTATTGAAGTAGTAGTTTGGGTTTCCGTCAAATTATCGCTGCGTCTGTCCTGTATAAAGTAATTGGCTTTAAGCGTGCTCTTTTTCTGATACGTGGGCTTCTCTATAAAATCATAAGCGAAATTTGCCCCAGCAGAACGAGGCCGGTTTAACCCGGTAGCTCTAAAATCGGGCTGATACTCAACGTTGGTTCCCCCGCCCTTAAATGTACTGTTAGCCATCAAACTTTCAGTATTATAGGCAGTTTTGTTAATATTGTTCATTGCCCCTACCAAAGCTAACTGCATTTTTGGCGAATACATGTTGATACTCGCATCTGCCTCATAACGCTTGTCTGTACCATACCCAAAACCAATTTTACCAAAAAAGCCAATGTCTTTTCCCTTTTTCAGTTTAATGTTCATTTCCAAGGTCGAATCTGCACGCGTACTTTGCTGATCCCTGGCTGTATTATACACTTGTATTTTTTGAATTGAGTTCTTTGCCAGATTTTGCGTAGCTATTTTCATATCGCCACCAAAAAATGATTTACCATTTACCAGTAAATTTTTAACCTCACGTCCGTTCACAGTAATTTTCCCATCTCCCCAAAGGGTAACATTTGGTATTTTTCTAAGCAAATCTTCAACCACTGCATTGCTATCCAGTTTAAAAGCCGCAGCATTAAACTCAAGTGTATCGCCATTCATACTTATTGGTGGTACAGAAATCTCTACATCTTTAAGCATTACATCCCTTCTGTTTACCACTATGGTCCCTAAATCTACAATGTTTTTACCCGCAGGTATGGTAAAGTTTTTTTTGAATGTTGCATAGCCTACATGACTAACATCAACCCTTAACGGAACATTAATTGGGAGGGTTTTAAAATTAAATTCACCGTAATTATTGGTAACCTGGTAACTTATCAAAGTGCTGTCTGCAGCTTTGTACACAGACACTGTGGCCGATTTGAGCACATAATTTTGCACTGTATCTCTAACAAGCCCTTTTGCCACACCCGCGGGCACAGGATTTGCAGTTTGCGCCTTTGCATTAAAAACAGTTACAGCCAATATCATGACCACAACGAGAGCGTAAATTTTATACATGGAGAGCTAGTTTTTCTTTGGTTTTAATTGAATAATTACGGGATTACTTTTTCTGTTTTGGGTTTTAAAATATTCGGTAAGTGCAGCATTGTACTTTCTATTTTTTTCATCATTCTGTTCTTTAAAAGTAAACATCGTTAAAGAAGAATAGCTTGTGTAAAAATAGTCGGGCGTTACCACATGGAAGCCATGATTTGTAAAATCATACTGAGATGTTAAATCCGTAATCGGCAGAAATTGAGAACTAGAATCAGGTTCAATATCTGCTAAAGAAGTCAGCTCAGTCGATTTTAAATTATAAATAAAAGCTTT contains the following coding sequences:
- a CDS encoding glycoside hydrolase, producing the protein MKIKSLLPGTFIRKITCSLFLLTSALISFCQEQKPIKFTLLFNKTVQQIHNIGASGCWYTEEIGKQWPLAEKQHIAELLFSKELGKDGRPKGIGLSAWRFNIGGGTAEQGDSSGIADPARRVECFLSPDGTYNWNKQQGYTWMLQQAKNYGVKDLIAFVNSPPVQFNKNGRGYKSHKDGSTNLRPDKYDAYANFLTEVIKHYDKMNLHFNYISPINEPQWDWLKASNQEGSPWTNEEMFKTIKSLNTSLAKQKLNTKILTTEAGQLDYLYADKGRTSRQIDSFWNPKSPFYIGNFSNSTKFVEGHGYFTENGDETLINTRKSLRDTLKKYKGLEYWQSEYSMLGNGYKDKIAGKPNEMDHALFLAKVINHDFTVGNASAWHFWNAYEPGSPLNPRYFLIALNPQRASKPETRYTITKNLWVLGHYSLFIRPGMVRIETQRNDGLSDMEIAQQVMISAFKDPKGKNVVVNVINYTKEAKKVDFEFKDFLKGKLKKHYITSEKQNDNIRPYPIADTTLPPRSISTFIFAAP
- a CDS encoding BrxA/BrxB family bacilliredoxin codes for the protein MYPEYLVEPMRAELTNVGFEELKTAAEVDSAITSEGTVFVVVNSVCGCAAANARPAAKLAAANEKHPTKLVTVFAGMEKEAVDRARGYMLPFPPSSPSMALFKDGKLVHMIERHQIEGRPAQMIADSLIGAFDQYC
- a CDS encoding sensor histidine kinase, yielding MKTYCFILLLLLTATRSSAQFSTPDKYLDSLNQLISKTESDSIRSRNYFLLADYWREQDTVKAKAYLEKGKAFADKYPYMKAMYYSYLANYYLGIDNTKSEINYLKADKELSVFKTKEAYQERAGAWHNYALVQQHQDDHKGALDALINHVLPLSKKAEDKIWLGTEYISIATIFMNIKQYKKAIPYLNQGIEHFQNAPRSQYFLLVNAYLTAADNYSGLENYKQTKKYLDLAKTLLDRSKNIVSHYRIEVFQLDYYKCATTYFVATKQHQKALQHADEAIKLAKELNDNYSLQEIAFDKHTILIEQKRYPEAEKILIELVNLKETTSLTQNRLKTFDALASLYHTTGNMAKAYAWLKKSKSLGDSLSESKLKTDISNLEIKYKTVEKEKKIVSLNAANENANNKIKQNLLLNWLLGLISVFLLVIIILGWFFYRNSKKLAAQKELYHQQQLRDIERQRQIDVVQVMLETKEDEQNRVARDLHDGLGGMLSAAKVNLTHYTQEKNNNTDVELDNIVIQLENAITELRRIAHNMIPGMLLKLGLEAALRDLCDTLSTQNLDVVFQWLNIQTEPPVQEQITIYRIVQEALANAVKHANAKNILLQCTQSEHIFFITIDDDGKGFNADKPIKNQGMGLKNMKSRVEHLNGTIEILSKENEQGTSINIELHVNS
- a CDS encoding response regulator, whose protein sequence is MLIPKPTLAIIDDHPIVIEGLTKLLMKKEKFNLIGSFTNGQDFISFLKTTPINIVLLDIVLPGIDGMDLCKEIKNISPTTIVLAFSNHQERSGIMKMLENGASGYVLKDASIDELMFCIDEAMNGRITFSKAINDILIQAQLKENRVAKLTQRETEILKLIANGTTTPHIAELLFLSKFTVENHRKNILQKLKAKNVAELISIANQQGLL
- a CDS encoding outer membrane beta-barrel protein; this translates as MYKIYALVVVMILAVTVFNAKAQTANPVPAGVAKGLVRDTVQNYVLKSATVSVYKAADSTLISYQVTNNYGEFNFKTLPINVPLRVDVSHVGYATFKKNFTIPAGKNIVDLGTIVVNRRDVMLKDVEISVPPISMNGDTLEFNAAAFKLDSNAVVEDLLRKIPNVTLWGDGKITVNGREVKNLLVNGKSFFGGDMKIATQNLAKNSIQKIQVYNTARDQQSTRADSTLEMNIKLKKGKDIGFFGKIGFGYGTDKRYEADASINMYSPKMQLALVGAMNNINKTAYNTESLMANSTFKGGGTNVEYQPDFRATGLNRPRSAGANFAYDFIEKPTYQKKSTLKANYFIQDRRSDNLTETQTTTSINSTAKNIENGNSISSSSNTNQRFDSNYELAKRGHRLNLSQAVNFFNGENVDQTFRTAGTLENALTSTNNSLNTSHNQNANYNVNGSYYYSPSFYTNKTRFTGLNMDFKLQGYENEGQRVNITEFKSFVNSTQNQKFNRKYDTKSNGSSQELNLTIPNAQRLLFTSKNFSTLNFKITNKLSLRTDDNDNHVQDLDTVTNIYRGNAYLGNRVKTTLLEETPGIGIEKSFQKSLSNRYYKTLTIRFHPKMIMMSQDNRSDRSFQNIKRSYQKFVPDAGIDYYNYQYGEYSRNYSLNYYTTLRIPTIQQLAPLTDSTNLYYLQRGNINLRKSVQQELAFNFSHNDQRNKNTLNYYFRASAGIVDDNIVDSLLIDEQNRRTVFLVNADGHKYLNLYGYVRKAYKFKSSELQLYLSTDLNTNRNPGYTNNVFTYSTNLNTNSNANVNYTYKSYLAVALNQSMSTYKSRQEAFNTGYNGKNLGTTLSTSYNVTKKFTLNSNITFNNSSSSNAKDINFTIWNASAVYRFLKGNNAEFKFSALDLLHQNSSVINYGSANSFTVGRQNVLQQYFMTTLSYYPRQFGKKGGKK